The following proteins are co-located in the Takifugu flavidus isolate HTHZ2018 chromosome 16, ASM371156v2, whole genome shotgun sequence genome:
- the lbh gene encoding protein LBH, with product MSVCSPLTYRPVFVPSRDMTEVMINSTPMEDMRLSPSKDRLTFQIFPDPSDFDRCCKLKDRLPSIVVEPTEGEVESGELRWPPEEFLVSEEEEEEDEQSNGTIPNGQPVQNSQH from the exons ATGTCTGTTTGCTCCCCGCTGACCTACCG ACCAGTGTTTGTGCCCAGCCGAGATATGACTGAGGTGATGATCAACAGCACCCCCATGGAGGACATGAGGCTCAGCCCCAGCAAGGACAGACTCACCTTCCAG ATATTCCCAGACCCTTCAGACTTTGACCGCTGCTGCAAGCTTAAGGACCGCCTGCCATCCATTGTGGTGGAGCCAACAGAGGGAGAAGTTGAGAGCGGGGAGCTTCGCTGGCCTCCAGAGGAGTTCCTGgtcagtgaagaggaggaggaggaggatgagcagaGTAACGGCACTATCCCAAATGGACAGCCAGTACAGAATTCCCAGCATTAG